The following are encoded together in the Bacillus sp. V2I10 genome:
- a CDS encoding S8 family serine peptidase yields the protein MGKGVKLTALITSLCVAGSVVFMPNVQAEAAPQLLEELKLKEVGYASFSSHNRSGGKAMFKMESYISKLPKNVLKRLEQTSSKNSLYVVQLRGPVTEADRLSITGSGAEIIEYVPDYAFVVKADKKAVHSLKKGKGTASVKAYLPLYKLDPALFESGYSKLFDVELKDVNKSKKKLVKKNLTELIEYATQENTLFIAKENTFQLNNDVAAGIMKVNTTSSTYGLSGAGQTVAVADTGLDTGRNDASMHEAFQGGKIKALYALGRTNNSSDPNGHGTHVAGSVLGDAQFKGMAPKAGLVFQSIMDAGGGLGGLPSNLNTLFSQAYSAGARVHTNSWGAPVAGAYTLESKQVDEYVYNNDDMTVLFAAGNDGPNAKTLNTPGTAKNAITVGASENNRPSFGSYSDNISQIAAFSSRGLTSDGRVKPDIVAPGTFILSTRSSLAPDSSFWANYNSKYAYMGGTSMATPLVAGNVALLREHFIKNKGITPKPSLIKAVLIAGAQDLGLGYPSGNQGWGRVSLDKSVNAAFTNEAKAIRTNEKAAYTFNAASGKPLRIALAWTDYPGNPSASVSLVNDLDLVIKSPSGKTYTGNDFTSPYNNQWDGRNNVETVILPNAEAGSYTIEVQAYNVPSGTQDFSFAVVQ from the coding sequence TTGGGAAAAGGTGTTAAGTTAACCGCTTTAATAACTTCACTTTGTGTAGCAGGAAGTGTTGTATTTATGCCGAATGTTCAGGCGGAGGCTGCACCGCAGCTGCTGGAGGAACTGAAGCTGAAAGAAGTGGGGTATGCATCATTCAGCAGCCATAATCGGTCCGGCGGAAAAGCGATGTTTAAAATGGAGAGCTATATCAGCAAGCTTCCAAAGAATGTGCTGAAAAGGCTTGAGCAGACTAGTTCAAAAAACTCGCTTTATGTCGTGCAGTTAAGAGGTCCAGTAACAGAAGCAGACCGTTTATCAATTACAGGATCCGGTGCTGAAATCATTGAGTATGTACCTGATTATGCATTTGTGGTGAAGGCGGATAAAAAAGCCGTTCATTCTTTAAAAAAAGGAAAGGGTACTGCATCTGTCAAGGCTTACCTGCCATTATATAAATTAGATCCAGCTCTATTTGAATCTGGATACAGCAAGCTCTTTGATGTTGAATTAAAAGACGTCAATAAATCGAAGAAAAAATTAGTTAAGAAAAATCTTACAGAACTTATTGAATATGCCACTCAGGAAAATACCCTTTTTATAGCCAAAGAAAATACGTTCCAGCTTAACAACGATGTGGCAGCCGGTATAATGAAGGTAAATACAACAAGCAGCACTTATGGACTTTCAGGCGCAGGCCAGACAGTTGCGGTTGCAGATACCGGCCTTGATACAGGCAGAAACGATGCTTCTATGCATGAAGCATTCCAAGGCGGAAAGATTAAAGCACTATACGCATTAGGACGGACGAACAATTCCAGTGATCCAAACGGTCATGGAACACATGTAGCAGGATCTGTGCTTGGGGATGCTCAATTCAAAGGAATGGCTCCTAAAGCCGGACTCGTTTTTCAGTCGATTATGGATGCGGGCGGAGGCCTTGGAGGATTGCCGAGCAACCTTAACACACTTTTCTCACAGGCCTACAGCGCAGGGGCAAGAGTCCATACGAATTCCTGGGGCGCTCCTGTAGCCGGTGCGTATACATTAGAATCAAAACAAGTAGACGAATATGTCTACAATAACGATGATATGACTGTGCTGTTTGCAGCAGGCAATGATGGGCCGAATGCCAAAACACTGAACACACCAGGCACAGCTAAAAATGCGATCACAGTCGGTGCTTCTGAAAATAACCGTCCGTCATTTGGATCGTACTCGGATAATATTAGCCAAATCGCTGCTTTCTCATCTAGAGGGCTTACTTCAGATGGAAGGGTGAAGCCTGATATCGTTGCACCTGGAACATTTATCTTATCAACCCGTTCTTCGCTCGCGCCAGATTCATCTTTCTGGGCGAATTATAACAGTAAATATGCTTATATGGGCGGAACGTCAATGGCGACTCCGCTTGTAGCGGGAAATGTTGCTCTATTGCGAGAGCATTTTATTAAAAATAAAGGGATTACACCTAAGCCTTCACTGATTAAAGCAGTTCTGATTGCAGGTGCACAGGACCTGGGGCTCGGCTATCCAAGCGGAAATCAGGGCTGGGGCAGAGTCTCTCTGGACAAATCAGTTAATGCTGCTTTTACAAACGAAGCAAAAGCAATCAGAACAAATGAAAAAGCAGCTTATACCTTTAATGCTGCAAGCGGCAAACCGCTGAGAATTGCTTTGGCATGGACAGATTATCCGGGAAATCCATCAGCATCTGTTTCGTTGGTCAATGATTTGGACCTTGTCATTAAATCACCAAGCGGAAAAACTTACACAGGAAACGATTTTACGTCTCCATACAACAATCAATGGGATGGAAGAAATAATGTAGAAACGGTTATTCTGCCAAATGCGGAAGCCGGGTCTTATACGATTGAAGTGCAGGCTTACAATGTTCCGTCAGGCACTCAGGATTTCTCTTTTGCAGTTGTACAATAG
- a CDS encoding NAD(P)H-dependent oxidoreductase: MNILIIFAHPNPESFNAAICDAVEKEFTSKNFQVRKRDLYQMKFNPILTEDDYTSFYQDKVPADVQAEQSEIIWANILVFVFPTWWAGMPAILKGYFDRVFTNGFAFRYSDEGPEGLLKEKQALIFQTTGQPEKSLKPPQLTMAMQASFDVGIMNFSGIETIAHKFIYSVPYVDEETRKLMLNEVKEVVEMIGKQK, encoded by the coding sequence ATGAATATATTGATTATTTTTGCTCATCCGAATCCGGAAAGCTTTAATGCAGCGATATGTGATGCCGTGGAAAAAGAATTTACAAGCAAAAACTTTCAGGTAAGAAAAAGAGATCTATATCAGATGAAGTTCAACCCCATTTTGACAGAGGACGACTATACATCCTTTTATCAGGATAAAGTTCCGGCTGATGTTCAGGCGGAACAGAGTGAAATTATATGGGCAAATATTCTTGTCTTTGTTTTTCCAACATGGTGGGCCGGGATGCCGGCTATTTTAAAAGGGTATTTTGACAGAGTTTTTACCAACGGTTTTGCTTTTCGATATTCTGATGAAGGTCCGGAGGGCTTGCTGAAAGAAAAACAGGCGCTAATTTTCCAGACTACAGGGCAGCCTGAGAAGTCTTTGAAGCCTCCGCAATTGACCATGGCCATGCAGGCTTCGTTTGATGTTGGCATTATGAATTTTTCCGGAATCGAAACGATTGCCCACAAGTTCATTTATTCGGTTCCATATGTTGATGAAGAGACCCGGAAACTAATGCTGAATGAAGTCAAAGAAGTTGTTGAAATGATTGGGAAACAAAAATAA
- a CDS encoding nitroreductase — protein MFQQQSISAVIRERISIKSNYLPLEVKEEDIVILLNDAVWAPNHGLREPWRFLFVSGVRKEAFIQTVLACYEAKAHEKVRSKLADVPAFLVAIMPEDPRQKIWEEDFAAISTLIQNLQLLGWEKELGMVWKTPNHMYDPKFRRAIGVQNGEKIVGILQLGYFDPALHVKDRKRTNALEKMSSF, from the coding sequence ATGTTTCAACAGCAATCTATTTCAGCAGTAATACGGGAAAGAATCTCAATCAAATCAAATTACCTTCCTCTCGAGGTAAAGGAAGAAGATATTGTAATCCTGCTTAATGACGCTGTCTGGGCTCCTAACCATGGTCTAAGAGAGCCTTGGCGGTTTTTATTTGTAAGCGGAGTGCGGAAGGAAGCTTTTATTCAGACTGTTCTTGCATGCTACGAAGCAAAAGCACATGAAAAAGTAAGGTCAAAGCTTGCAGATGTTCCTGCATTTTTAGTTGCCATTATGCCTGAAGATCCCCGCCAGAAAATATGGGAAGAGGATTTTGCGGCGATCAGCACCCTTATTCAAAATCTGCAGCTGCTTGGCTGGGAAAAAGAGCTTGGAATGGTATGGAAAACGCCAAATCACATGTATGACCCGAAGTTCCGCCGTGCCATCGGAGTTCAAAATGGCGAAAAAATCGTTGGCATTCTGCAGCTTGGCTATTTTGATCCTGCCCTCCATGTGAAAGATAGAAAGCGGACGAATGCATTGGAAAAAATGAGTTCATTTTGA
- a CDS encoding inorganic phosphate transporter, whose amino-acid sequence MDTILILTILVVIFALAFDFINGFHDTANAIATSVSTKALKPRQAIILASVMNFVGAMTFTGVAKTITKDIVDPFTLQNGSVVILAALIAAITWNLITWYYGIPSSSSHAIIGSIAGAAIAAAGFNSLNYSGFLKILQALIISPILAFIIGYIVYSIFKVVFKNNNLTKTNRNFRAIQVATAALQSYTHGTNDAQKAMGIITMALIAGNLQDSTDIQWWVQFSCALAMGLGTSVGGWKIIKTVGGKIMKIRPVNGVAADLTGAAVIFGASIIHLPVSTTHVISSSILGVGSAHRIKGVKWGTAKTMVITWFITLPISATLAAISYFILNLFF is encoded by the coding sequence ATGGATACTATATTAATTCTTACCATTCTTGTTGTTATTTTTGCCTTAGCGTTTGACTTTATTAACGGATTTCATGATACGGCAAATGCAATTGCAACATCTGTATCAACTAAAGCCCTAAAACCAAGACAGGCAATCATCCTTGCATCTGTCATGAACTTCGTCGGTGCAATGACATTTACAGGGGTTGCAAAAACGATCACAAAGGACATCGTTGACCCGTTTACGCTGCAAAATGGATCTGTTGTTATATTAGCTGCACTTATTGCAGCCATCACGTGGAATTTAATTACTTGGTATTATGGAATTCCAAGCAGCTCCTCACATGCGATTATTGGTTCAATCGCAGGTGCTGCGATTGCTGCGGCAGGATTTAATTCTCTAAACTATTCAGGGTTTTTGAAAATCCTTCAGGCACTTATTATTTCGCCGATCTTAGCGTTTATAATCGGTTATATTGTTTACAGTATTTTTAAAGTTGTCTTTAAAAACAATAACCTGACAAAAACAAACAGAAACTTCCGTGCGATTCAGGTGGCAACAGCTGCTTTGCAATCTTACACTCACGGTACAAATGATGCTCAAAAAGCAATGGGTATTATCACGATGGCCCTTATTGCCGGGAATCTTCAAGACTCTACAGATATTCAATGGTGGGTTCAATTCTCATGTGCACTTGCAATGGGACTTGGTACAAGTGTCGGCGGCTGGAAAATCATTAAAACCGTTGGTGGAAAGATCATGAAGATTCGTCCAGTTAACGGTGTAGCAGCAGACTTAACTGGAGCAGCCGTTATATTTGGGGCTTCGATTATTCACTTGCCTGTCAGTACAACACATGTTATTTCATCTTCAATACTTGGCGTAGGCTCTGCACATCGAATCAAAGGTGTAAAATGGGGAACGGCTAAAACGATGGTCATCACATGGTTCATCACCTTGCCGATTTCTGCTACATTGGCAGCGATTTCCTACTTTATTTTAAATCTATTCTTTTAA
- a CDS encoding DUF47 domain-containing protein, whose protein sequence is MAIKRRKDKFSEMLSQISENLKETGQYFVDFKINNANDLKVFSETIKDYESKGDSFVHTIIMELNKAFITPIEREDILQLAMIMDDVLDGIEHSAALFEMYSVTQPTDYMVKFVDTINECTIEIAKSIDLLSNKKLSDIRTHAIRLKELESNCDNYLRTAVKNLFAIEKDPIKIIQYKEIYETLEEIADSCQGVANTLETIIMKNA, encoded by the coding sequence ATGGCTATCAAAAGAAGAAAAGATAAGTTTTCTGAAATGTTAAGTCAGATATCTGAGAACTTAAAAGAAACCGGGCAGTATTTTGTTGATTTCAAAATCAATAATGCCAATGATCTAAAAGTATTCTCAGAAACAATTAAGGATTATGAGTCAAAAGGCGACTCGTTTGTTCATACCATCATCATGGAACTGAACAAAGCATTCATTACTCCGATTGAGCGTGAAGACATTCTTCAGCTCGCAATGATTATGGACGATGTTTTAGACGGCATCGAACATTCTGCTGCATTGTTTGAAATGTATTCTGTTACACAGCCGACTGACTACATGGTAAAGTTTGTTGACACAATTAATGAGTGTACAATCGAAATTGCTAAATCAATTGATTTGCTTTCAAACAAAAAGCTAAGCGATATCCGCACTCATGCTATCCGTCTAAAAGAACTTGAGTCAAACTGTGATAATTACTTGCGTACAGCTGTGAAAAATTTATTTGCAATTGAAAAAGACCCGATTAAAATCATTCAATATAAAGAGATATATGAAACACTTGAAGAAATTGCTGATAGCTGTCAAGGTGTTGCCAACACACTTGAAACTATCATCATGAAGAACGCGTAA
- a CDS encoding dicarboxylate/amino acid:cation symporter codes for MKINFKNLTVQVIIGIILGIAVGFLFPSFGIELKVLADVFIKMIKMVIAPIIFFTVVIGIGSMGDLKKVGRIGGKALLYFEIVTTFALAIGIIVVGIVKPGEGFNTDAVEGGDVSQYTEQAEETSHGFIDFVVGIIPENVVGAMAEGELLPILFFAVLFGISMAAIGEKAKPVVVLFERLTDIFFGVVNMIMKVSPFAAFGAMAYTIGQFGLGSLVALGKLMGSVYITMFLFIIFVLGAIAKYYGFSITKFIAFIKEEILLVLGTSSSESALPKMMEKMEKYGCSKSVVGLVIPTGYSFNLDGTSIYLSMAAMFIAQAYGIDLSIWQQLTLLGILMLTSKGAAGVTGSGFITLAATLAAFPMIPVEGIALLLGVDRFMSEARAITNLIGNGVATVVVSKMENEFHPPAEHAEPAKISIAK; via the coding sequence TTGAGCTGAAAGTTTTAGCGGATGTCTTTATTAAAATGATTAAAATGGTGATTGCGCCAATTATCTTTTTTACGGTTGTAATCGGAATTGGCAGCATGGGTGACTTAAAGAAGGTCGGAAGAATCGGAGGCAAGGCCCTCCTGTATTTTGAAATTGTGACGACCTTTGCGCTTGCAATCGGAATTATTGTAGTAGGAATTGTAAAGCCTGGCGAAGGCTTCAACACAGATGCCGTTGAGGGAGGAGATGTATCTCAGTATACGGAACAGGCAGAAGAAACAAGTCATGGTTTCATTGACTTTGTAGTCGGCATTATTCCTGAGAATGTTGTAGGCGCAATGGCTGAGGGAGAACTGCTCCCGATCTTATTCTTTGCTGTCTTGTTTGGAATCTCAATGGCAGCGATTGGGGAAAAAGCAAAACCTGTTGTCGTTTTGTTTGAAAGACTGACAGATATTTTCTTCGGTGTAGTAAACATGATCATGAAAGTTTCACCATTCGCGGCTTTCGGTGCAATGGCGTACACGATTGGACAATTTGGATTAGGATCGCTTGTTGCTCTCGGTAAGCTGATGGGATCTGTTTATATCACCATGTTCCTATTTATCATCTTTGTTTTAGGGGCCATTGCAAAATATTATGGCTTCAGCATTACAAAATTTATCGCTTTTATTAAAGAAGAGATCCTGCTTGTACTTGGAACATCTTCATCAGAATCCGCACTTCCAAAGATGATGGAGAAGATGGAGAAATACGGATGCTCAAAATCTGTTGTGGGACTGGTCATTCCGACAGGCTACTCCTTTAACTTGGACGGCACTTCAATCTATTTATCAATGGCGGCCATGTTTATTGCACAGGCATACGGAATAGATCTCAGTATTTGGCAGCAGCTGACCCTTCTTGGAATTCTGATGCTGACATCTAAAGGGGCGGCAGGAGTAACAGGATCCGGCTTTATTACATTGGCAGCAACGCTTGCTGCATTCCCGATGATTCCGGTTGAAGGCATCGCCTTACTGCTCGGAGTAGACCGTTTCATGTCTGAAGCCCGGGCGATCACAAATCTCATTGGAAATGGTGTTGCAACTGTTGTTGTTTCTAAAATGGAAAATGAATTTCATCCTCCGGCTGAACACGCTGAACCTGCAAAAATTTCAATTGCTAAGTAA